Below is a window of Mesotoga infera DNA.
AGAAAGCATGTTGTTTCCCACCGAGTAGAATGGTATGCCAAAAAAGCCGGACGGCCCACCGGTAATCGGAGTGAGGTTTATCACAAGCATCCAGACTATCTGTCCGAAAGCAATTGTCACAAGTGAGAGGAAGAAAGCCTTGAGCTTGAACGAGGGAATACTTAGAAGAAATCCGGCGACGACACTGATGACAATTCCCGCGATTACTCCGACTGTAATTGGCATTCCGAGCTTCACAGTGAAGTATGCCGAAGTGTAGGCCCCTATTGCGTAGAAGCCGGCCTGTCCGAGCGATATCTGGCCGGCGAAACCAGTCAGAAAGACCAGTCCGGTAGCGAGAATCGCGTGGATTAGGGCTCTGTTCATCAGGTAGAGATGGTACGAATTTTTGGTGAAAATGGGAAACAGTATTATGAGTAGAATTGCCCCGAGAATGAATATCAACTTCTTCATCTTGCACCCCCTATATCTTCTTTCTCTTCCAGTTGAATAT
It encodes the following:
- a CDS encoding branched-chain amino acid ABC transporter permease codes for the protein MKKLIFILGAILLIILFPIFTKNSYHLYLMNRALIHAILATGLVFLTGFAGQISLGQAGFYAIGAYTSAYFTVKLGMPITVGVIAGIVISVVAGFLLSIPSFKLKAFFLSLVTIAFGQIVWMLVINLTPITGGPSGFFGIPFYSVGNNMLS